CCATTGTGCGAGTCTGCTGTGAGCGCTCCTTGAGTCTGGAAGGCTACAGCATCGACCTGGCCCAGGACGGGCTGGAGGGCCTCAGGAAGCTCGAGGACAATCAGTACGGGGTCGTCCTCGTGGACATCAAGATGCCCACCCTGGGGGGCGAGGAAGTCATCAAGACCCTCAAGCGCATCGCCCCGGAGACCAGGGTCATCGTCATTACCGGCTACGCCACGGAGGAGATGCGCGAGAAGGCCCTGGCCATGGGCGCGGACCTTTACCTGGAGAAGCCCTTCAGCCCGAAGCAGCTCCTGGGGGCCATAAAGAACGTGACGGGCGAGGCCTAGGCCTCCCTCCGGCTTCGCCGTCCCCGTGCCGCTGCCGGCGCCGGCGGCCCCTCCGCCGGCGCGCTCCGGATGCCTTTCTGGAGCCCCCCGGAAAACGAGTCCGCCTTGACATCGCGGCGCCATTGTGTAACACTAAATACAGGAATAGTAACACGATGGTGGCGCGTTTCGGCATATCCCTGGATGAAGGCCTCCTCAAGCGGTTCGACAGAGTCATCGCCCGCAAGGGCTACGTCAACCGCTCCGAGGCCATCCGCGACCTCATACGGGATACCCTCGTGAAGGAGGAGTGGGCGGAGGGGACAGGCGAGACGGTGGGCACCATTACCCTGGTCTATTCGCACGACGTGCGGGAGCTGGCCGACACCCTCACGGACATCCAGCACGGGTTCCACGACTCGGTCGTCTCCACCATGCACATCCATCTGGACGGGCATAACTGCCTGGAGGTCCTGGTGGTCAGGGGAAGGGGACGGGACATCAGGAAGATAGCGGACCGCCTCATCGGCACCAAGGGCGTAAAGCACGGCAAGCTTACCCTGGCCACCACGGGCAGGGACATCCCGTAAGGGGAGCAAGCATGAAGCGGTTGGCTCAGGCACTTGTCCTACTCTTCGTCCTCTGGCCCCTGGGCGCAGGGGCTCACTTCGGCGTCCTCGTCAGCTCCGAGGACATCGTGGCCTCCGGCGACCCGGAGGTCGTGGTCCTGAGCGCGGCCTTCATGCACCCCTTCGACTGGCGGTTCATGCCCATGGCAAAGCCCCGCAGCCTGGGCGTCCTGACGCGGGGCAAAAAGACCGACCTCCTCGGGGCCCTCGACCGCCGGAAAGACGATAAAGCGGGTTTCCCCTGGACGCTCCGGTACCGGGTGCGCTCCCCCGGGGACCACGTCTTCTACATGGAGACGGCCCCGTATTTCGAGCAGGCCGAGGGGCTCTTCATCATCCACTACGTCAAGGTGGTGATAGGCGCCCTGGGACTCGAGGACGGATGGGACCACCCCGCGGGACTTCCGGCGGAAATCGTGCCCCTCTCTCGCCCCTACGGGCTCTGGGCGGGGAACGTCTTTCAGGGCACGGTACTGCGCGACGGAAAGCCCGTCCCCGGGGCGGCCGTGGAGGTGGAGTACCTGAACCCGGAGCACAAGGTGCACGCGCCCAAGGAGGCCATGGCCACCCAGGTGATAAAGACCGACGCCAACGGCGTCTTTACCTATGCCGTGCCCT
The DNA window shown above is from Nitrospirota bacterium and carries:
- a CDS encoding response regulator, coding for MRASRDILVIDDEPIVRVCCERSLSLEGYSIDLAQDGLEGLRKLEDNQYGVVLVDIKMPTLGGEEVIKTLKRIAPETRVIVITGYATEEMREKALAMGADLYLEKPFSPKQLLGAIKNVTGEA
- the nikR gene encoding nickel-responsive transcriptional regulator NikR; this translates as MVARFGISLDEGLLKRFDRVIARKGYVNRSEAIRDLIRDTLVKEEWAEGTGETVGTITLVYSHDVRELADTLTDIQHGFHDSVVSTMHIHLDGHNCLEVLVVRGRGRDIRKIADRLIGTKGVKHGKLTLATTGRDIP
- a CDS encoding DUF4198 domain-containing protein, coding for MKRLAQALVLLFVLWPLGAGAHFGVLVSSEDIVASGDPEVVVLSAAFMHPFDWRFMPMAKPRSLGVLTRGKKTDLLGALDRRKDDKAGFPWTLRYRVRSPGDHVFYMETAPYFEQAEGLFIIHYVKVVIGALGLEDGWDHPAGLPAEIVPLSRPYGLWAGNVFQGTVLRDGKPVPGAAVEVEYLNPEHKVHAPKEAMATQVIKTDANGVFTYAVPWGGWWGFSAPLRSDRTLERGGREFPVETGAVIWVRAQGRR